The DNA region TTCTGCTTTTTCATATTGAACCCCCTGTATGAATAATAGCTATTTATATTATTCCCCACTATTTGAGTTGTTTACTCTAGTAACCAATTAACATTCTAACAGTTGTCTTTACACATGTCACCCTATTTATAATAAAAAAAGAGAATGCAGTATGCATCCTCTTTTTATTACGCATTAACGAATCCAAGCACCGTTACTGCCTAAGCGGTAACTGCCGATCCTTGTGTTTGAAGCCATGCTTCCATCGCTATATAAGTAGTACCATTTTTTACTAATTTCTATCCAACCTTTTTGCATTGCACCACTATTATTCATGTAGTACCATTTGCCGCCAGTTTGTAACCAGCCAGTTTTCATTGCTCCACTCGTCGCGAAGAAGTACCACTTACCACCAACAAATTCCCAACCAGTTTCCATCACACCGCTTTTCGCAAAGAAGTACCATTTGCCACCAACTTTATACCAATTGGTTTTCATGTCACCATTAGCTTGATCAAGATAGTACCATTTATCTCCTTGTAGGAACCAACCAGTTTTCATTGCTCCACTAGTTTCTAGGTAGTACCATTTACCGTTAATGAATTCCCAGCCTGTTTGCATTGCTCCACTAGTTTCTAGGTAGTACCATTTGCCGTTAATGAATTCCCAGCCTGTTTGCATTTCTGCTGTAGTTGGATCAAAGTAGTACCATTTATTTGCAATCTCATACCAACCTAAAACCTGTTCACCTTTATTATTGTGGTAAAACCATTTTCCGTTATCTAAATTCCAACCTGCAAATGTAATAGAAAACGGTGATTCATTTCCATCTGCATCCGAAACAAAGCCATCATTGCCCATCCACAGATCATATTCAGCAACTAAATTATTTAGTTCTTGGATTGTAAACAAGTAATCTGTTGTTTCATTACCTGGAAATAAAAAGTAATAGATGTCATCTCCCGTTCTGTTTGTCCAATCTACAACATCGGCCTTATTTATAACCTTCTCATTATTCACAAATTGTCCATCGTATGGTTCTGAATAAAAATCATCATAAATAGACATAAGCGAGATAATTTTTGCTTCATTAGATGTTACTTTAACTGCCTGAACCTTTGTAGTTCCAGGGTATCCAGCAAAGTTAAAAGAAAAATTGTTGATTCCTGTTTCAGTTGCTTTGATTTCGCCTAATTCGGTAATTAATGAAACACCCGTAAGTTTAACCGAGTTATCATTTGTTTCAGCAGCATAAGAAACTTGGGTAGGAAGCAATGTCATTAGTAAAATGAATAAAAAACTTGTAAATGCAATAATTTTTTTCACTATAATCCTCCTATTAATATATGTATATTACTTCTCCAAAAATCAGCTAGATTACTAACTTGAATGTGAAGCATTACTACCATTTTACATATAACTCCAATTTACTACAATATCTTTCAATTTTTTTATTAAACTTTTATATATTTATATAAGTTTTTGCTTTACCAATTAAAGAAGAACGTCTTTCTTTTTTCATACTACGATAATGATCCTCGATATATTGCGCTTCACTCGCTTTAAAGCCCGCCTTCTTCAAATCACTTACAAGTGCAGCAAAAATGTATTCAAAAGACTCATCTGTACTCGCTTCTAATTTTTCTGCTGCCGTCTCATATTTTGAAAGAAAATAAAAATAGTTAATAGCCTCATCATTTGCCTTCTTTGATTTATATTCATTAAAAGCATGGGATAAAAGAGTATTGAGCCGCGTTGATGCCTGGTTTTCTAAATCATTGAAGGATGGTTGATATCTTTCAATAATCGCAGTAGCTGTTACTGTTACAGCAGTTGCAGTTTTTTGTTTATTATTAGGCATACTAGTATTTGCAGACCCTTTATCTTCTGCTACGCCAGAGGTTATGTTTGTCGTTTCAACAGATGTTATTTCTATGTCAGGGGCTGTGTTATTTTCGGCAGAATTCTGATTGGCGTCATCTCTGAATCCTTCGTCAGGCAATTTAATATCGTACTTTTCTTCGACAATATCCTCGACTTTTGTATCTGTTGTCTCATAATCCTTAATTTTTAGAAGATAATAAATTGATCCAGCCCCCGCTGCTAGGATCAAAACAACAATACTCACTATTATTTTCCACTTCTTCACGGTCGTACCACCCTTATGTTTTATCAATGCATACTTATACACATTATCATAGTTTAGGATAGTAGCAAAGCCTTATTAAATTGGTACTGAATTACCAATATCCTCAATAGAAGGGCGCAAGGGAGGATTTATTACTCATTTGCCAATTCAACATTTCTAAACTGATTATGGTACATATTGTAGTAATTTCCTTGCTGTTCTAGTAACCGACCATGGCTGCCTTTTTCAATAATTTCCCCATGGTCAATGACCATAATCGTGTCCGCATCACGAATCGTATTTAGGCGATGAGCGATAATGAAGCTCGTCCGCCCCTCCATTAACGTTAACAGCGCTTCCTGAATGTGATGCTCCGTGCGGGTGTCAATACTGCTAGTTGCTTCATCTAAGATGAGTACCGAGGGTTTAGCTAGGATGACTCTGGCAATGGCAATCAGCTGACGCTGACCTTGGCTTAGATTTCCCCCATTTTCAGCTAGGACCGTTTCATACTGGTTCGGTAAACGCCGAATAAATGGATTGGCATTTGCCATCTTTGCCGCTTTGATTACTTCCTCTTCCGTTGCCTCTGGCTTACCATACTTAATATTCTCCAGAATTGTTCCAGAAAAAAGATACGTATCCTGGAGGACAAAGCCAAAGCTTCGTCTTAAGCTATCACGTGTATAGTCTCTAATATCGCGACCATCTAGCAAAATCCTCCCACTCGTTACATCGTAAAAACGGGTGAGTAGATTGACAATCGTTGTTTTCCCAGCTCCCGTCGGACCAACCAAGGCCGTGCTGCTGCCAATGTTCGCTTCAAAGCTGACATTCTTTAAAATCGGCACATCCGTGCGATAGCCAAAGCTAACATTTTCAAACACTACATGACCTTTAGGATTCTCCAATACAACCGCTTCCTGTATATCGGACGTTTCCTCTTGTTCGTCAAGGATTTCAAAAACACGCTCGGCTCCTGCAACACCTGATTGGAGGATATTAAAAATGTTCGCTAAGTCATTAAGTGGCCGAACAAATTGCCTTGAGTAGGTAATAAAGCTAGCAATCACACCAACCGTTATCATGTTGTTAACAGCAAGAATTCCTCCCGTAACCGCAACTAGCGCAAACCCCAAATTATTTATAACGTTCATAATCGGCATTAGAAAACCAGACCATATTTGCGCCTTAAGGCCGACCTCACGCAATTCTGTATTAATCTCTTCAAACTCAGAAATAACCTTTTCTTCATGGTTAAAAGCCTTTACCACTTCGATTCCAGAGATTGTCTCCTCCACATGTCCATTTAATTTACCAAGCTGAACCTGCTGGGCTTTAAACAACTTACCTGTCCGCTTTGCAATCATCCGTGTTAACAAAAAGACGAGCGGTACGGTTAGTAAACTCGCAACCGTTAAAATTGGACTCAAAATTAACATCATGATTAACGAACCGCTGATCACAATGACTCCAGACATTAGTTGTGTCGTAGACTGGGAAATCGTGTTGCTAACGTTATCAATATCGTTTGATAACCTGCTCATCAGCTCACCATATGTCCGTTGATCAAAAAAAGAAACAGGCAGCTTCTGTAATTTCCTAAATAGCGTATCCCGTAAGCTTTTAACAATTCGCTGAGATACTCCAGCCATGAGCCATCCCTGTAAAAAGGTAAGCACGCCCTCCAAGATAAAGGCTACAACCAGGATAAAGATTGCAATTTTGAGGATTCCAAAATCTACTACTCCATTCGCAAGATTGATTGCATCGATCGCTCTGCCAATTAAATAGGGGGCAAGTAAGGTAAGTGCTGAACTAAAAAAAATAAAAATGAATACGATGGTGAGCATGTTTCTTTCCTTACCGAAGTATTGCCATAACCTTCGTAATGTCGCTTTGAAATTCTTCGGTTTTACTACCGGTCCTCTTCGGTGGGCTCCCCCAAAACCACCAGGCTTTCCTTGAGGTCCTGGCATTGGCGGCGGTGTATTTGTACGATCCTTTGACATTATTGCACCACCTCTTTACCCATCTGAGAATGACAGATTTCTTGATAGACGGTACAGCTTTTTACTAATTCTGCATGACTGCCAATCCCAACAATTCTGCCCTCGTCCATGACAACGATTTTATCCGCATCAATAATTGAGGAAATCCGTTGCGCAATTAACAAACAAGTCAGCCCTTTTGCATATTTCTTCAATCCTGCTTTAATTCCTGCCTCTGTTGTCACATCAACGGCACTCGTACTATCATCTAAGATTAAGATTTCTGGGTTTTTAATTAACGCTCTGGCAATTGAGAGCCTTTGCTTTTGACCACCGGAAAAATTTACGCCACCTTGACCAATTTTCGTTTGATATCCTTCTGGTGAAGTTGAAATAAAGTCATGGGCACCAGCAATTTCTGCAGCAGCAATCATTTCCTCAGCACTTGCATCTTCCTTGCCCCATTTGATATTTTCCTCAATGGTTCCTGTAAATAAGGTGGTTTTTTGCGGTACAATCGAAATTTTTTCTCGTAATCGTTTTGGATTCACATCGCGAATATCCTCTCCATCCACCCTTATGGTTCCAGAGCTAGCATCATAAAAGCGTGGGATAAGTCCAACGAGTGTACTCTTTCCTGAGCCAGTTGAACCAATGATCCCCACGGATTCTCCAGGTAAAATGGTGAGGTTAATATTTTTGATAATTGGTTCCCCGCTAGTACCTTCATAGGAGAAGCACACATTATCAAAATCAATCCTTCCTGTTATGGAGGAGATTCCACTACTTTCCTCCTTCCAGGTTAGCAGATCCTCCTGTGAAAAGACTTCACCTATTCTTACTGCAGAAGTCTTTGCCCGTACAAACATATTAAACACCATTGATATTAACATCAGCGAAAAGAGGATTTGCGTCATATAGTTTATGAAAGCAACAATATGACCTACTTGAATATTTCCGTTATTTACTCCTAAGCCGCCAATCCAAAGAACAGCAACAATCCCTAGGTTGACCGTTAGCATAATCGCTGGGCTAAATACTGCCATTAGCCGCGTTGCTGCAATCGATTGATTTTTAAATTCCTCATTCGCTTGATCAAATTTATTCACTTCCACATCAAAACGGTTAAATGCCTTAACGACACGAACACCTGATAAATACTCCCTCATTACACGGTTCACACGATCTAGTGCTTTTTGAACCTTAGAGAAGAGAGGGAAGCCTAACCTCAGATTTATAATGATAAAAAAGGCTACAATCGGAACAACCACTGCAAGGACTACTGAAAGATGGAGATTCAGCCTAGTAGCCATAATCAAACCGCCAATGGCTAACAGGGGGGCTTTAACAAAGATTCTCATCAAGCCATTTGCAAATATTTGTACCTGGGTGACATCATTCGTTAGCCTTGTGATTAGCGAGGCCCGTTCAAACTGGTCAATATTTTTAAAGGACAATGTTTGAATTTTTCTAAATAAATCCAAGCGCAGTTCCGCGCCAAAGTTTTGTGAAACATTGCTTGCCAGTATACTTCTCGTCGATGCAGACACTGCACCAAAAGCCGTGATCAGCAGCATTAGTCCGCCCATTTTCAGCACATAATCCAGGTCCCTACCCACAATCCCAACATCAATAATTTTTGCCATAATCGTTGGCATCATTAAATCACTAACCGTTTCAAAGGTTAGAAATAACACCGCTAGGCTAAAAGACTTCCAATACTTCCTGATGTACTTTGTTAAAAATCCCATGAACCTCGACACCCCTGCTTAAGAAACCATTCTTTGCAAATCTTCTGATATTATAATAGCAATATTATAGCAAAAAAATAAGCATCAGCCCTTATAGAAAGGACTCATGCAAATGGATTATTATTATTGTTACTTTTTAAGCAGGGCGGAATTCATGGACCCACACGCGCATTTGCGGCAGCCAAGGCATTCCTGGATGATATGAAAGAATCGACTGCTTGTATTCCTCGACCGTAGCGTAGCCCTCACTGCGTGCATCATTATCCGTTAATTCTCCTAAGCTTTGCGAATAAACCTTGTCAATAACAAAGTCACGGCCTTCAAGAGTCATAATTTCACCTGGGTCGGCATATCGGCCATTCCTGCGTGTAGCCGATTTTTCTCCAGAAAGCACCTTTTTTACATCGGATTCTAATGTAACCAATTTGTCCACAGAACAGGTTTTTGGCGGTAATGTATTGTTTTCGTTTTGTGCAGCCATTTTCTTTTCCTCCTTTTTACAATTCGACTTTATCATATTACCACTTTCGTTAGCTTAATAAAAATAGTAAAGGAAACAAGATGCGCTTGTTCCCTCCTGCTCGCTATACGTTTAAGTCTCTTTTTTGATAAAAAACATAGGTTACCACCGTAAGTGCGACAATTACCACCACTGATAGGATCACAAAACTTAGCTCTAATCCGCCGCCAAACATGATATTTTTTGCTTCAAAATATTTAAAAGGAGTGACATACTTCAAGCCTTCGATACTTTCATTCAAATCGATGGCGATCGATAATACATACGTTAATAATAGAACACCCGTTGCCAGGGAGGCTGCCGCCTTTGGCTTCTTTTTTACCGCAGCAAGTGCACTACCAATCAACATAAACAGAAGCTGCAATATAAACATTCCCGCCATTGTCAGCACGATATCACCAGAAAATGTTTCACCCTCGCTATAATTGCCTACAATAACCAGCGAGGAAATAAGGGTAATAATGTTCAATATCACAATATTCACGAAGGCCGCCAGTAGTTTTGCGGTAATAATCGTTCTTCTTGATACTGGCTTTACAAATAAAAACTCAGAGGTCTTATCCCGTTCTTCTTTAGCCAGAATTATGGAACCGAGCATTGTAGCATGAATCGTAGCCATTAAAAGCAAATAAAGAAAAAGGATTCCATAATAACCGCTTGCCTTTGAAATATCAAAACTCCCCAAACCAAAGACCGCTTTAATTGAGGTTGGCATCTGTGCGACCATTTCATTCATCGATTGCCCCGATGAAGACATACCGGCATATTTACTCATGCCCGTTACAACCATCAGGACGACACCAATACTCCAAAAAATCAGCGATTTTCGGTGAGACTTCATTTCTCTCATAAAAATATTCATGTTTGGCTCTCCTCCTAACGCCTTTATACGGCATGGATATCCTTTTTTGCATAGACGTAATAACTTACCCCAATAGCTAAGATAATGACAGCCGCTCCCGCAATCAAAAAGGGTATCTCATAGCCGGCGTTTTCCATGACATAGGCAGTATCAAAATATTTAAACGGAGAAATATACCGTTTTGCGTCATCACCCGTCGTTGAGCTGAACATTCCTAAAAAGTAAAAGGCGAATACAGTAGCTAGCGAAATGGTCAACACAGATTTTACCTTAGGTACAACAACAGTGACGATAATTCCAATTGCCAGAAACATCAATTGCACAAAAAACAATGTTAGTGAAAGCAGAATAAACGTGCTTAGATTAAACTCTTCTGTTCTGACTTGAATGGCCATGAAGCTTGCTGCCGCAATATAAACCACATTTGTCACCACTAATGAAGCGAGTGCAGCCAGAAGCTTAGCAGTCAAAACCTGGTGGCGTGTCACGGGCTTTGTTAACAGAAAATCAGCGGTCTTTTCACGAACTTCCTTGCTGATAATTGAGGTTCCTAGATTCATTGCCTGAATTGCGCCACACAGGGTAAC from Neobacillus sp. FSL H8-0543 includes:
- a CDS encoding ABC transporter ATP-binding protein, producing the protein MSKDRTNTPPPMPGPQGKPGGFGGAHRRGPVVKPKNFKATLRRLWQYFGKERNMLTIVFIFIFFSSALTLLAPYLIGRAIDAINLANGVVDFGILKIAIFILVVAFILEGVLTFLQGWLMAGVSQRIVKSLRDTLFRKLQKLPVSFFDQRTYGELMSRLSNDIDNVSNTISQSTTQLMSGVIVISGSLIMMLILSPILTVASLLTVPLVFLLTRMIAKRTGKLFKAQQVQLGKLNGHVEETISGIEVVKAFNHEEKVISEFEEINTELREVGLKAQIWSGFLMPIMNVINNLGFALVAVTGGILAVNNMITVGVIASFITYSRQFVRPLNDLANIFNILQSGVAGAERVFEILDEQEETSDIQEAVVLENPKGHVVFENVSFGYRTDVPILKNVSFEANIGSSTALVGPTGAGKTTIVNLLTRFYDVTSGRILLDGRDIRDYTRDSLRRSFGFVLQDTYLFSGTILENIKYGKPEATEEEVIKAAKMANANPFIRRLPNQYETVLAENGGNLSQGQRQLIAIARVILAKPSVLILDEATSSIDTRTEHHIQEALLTLMEGRTSFIIAHRLNTIRDADTIMVIDHGEIIEKGSHGRLLEQQGNYYNMYHNQFRNVELANE
- a CDS encoding ABC transporter ATP-binding protein, which encodes MGFLTKYIRKYWKSFSLAVLFLTFETVSDLMMPTIMAKIIDVGIVGRDLDYVLKMGGLMLLITAFGAVSASTRSILASNVSQNFGAELRLDLFRKIQTLSFKNIDQFERASLITRLTNDVTQVQIFANGLMRIFVKAPLLAIGGLIMATRLNLHLSVVLAVVVPIVAFFIIINLRLGFPLFSKVQKALDRVNRVMREYLSGVRVVKAFNRFDVEVNKFDQANEEFKNQSIAATRLMAVFSPAIMLTVNLGIVAVLWIGGLGVNNGNIQVGHIVAFINYMTQILFSLMLISMVFNMFVRAKTSAVRIGEVFSQEDLLTWKEESSGISSITGRIDFDNVCFSYEGTSGEPIIKNINLTILPGESVGIIGSTGSGKSTLVGLIPRFYDASSGTIRVDGEDIRDVNPKRLREKISIVPQKTTLFTGTIEENIKWGKEDASAEEMIAAAEIAGAHDFISTSPEGYQTKIGQGGVNFSGGQKQRLSIARALIKNPEILILDDSTSAVDVTTEAGIKAGLKKYAKGLTCLLIAQRISSIIDADKIVVMDEGRIVGIGSHAELVKSCTVYQEICHSQMGKEVVQ
- a CDS encoding ASCH domain-containing protein, which codes for MAAQNENNTLPPKTCSVDKLVTLESDVKKVLSGEKSATRRNGRYADPGEIMTLEGRDFVIDKVYSQSLGELTDNDARSEGYATVEEYKQSILSYHPGMPWLPQMRVWVHEFRPA
- a CDS encoding ABC transporter permease subunit; this translates as MNIFMREMKSHRKSLIFWSIGVVLMVVTGMSKYAGMSSSGQSMNEMVAQMPTSIKAVFGLGSFDISKASGYYGILFLYLLLMATIHATMLGSIILAKEERDKTSEFLFVKPVSRRTIITAKLLAAFVNIVILNIITLISSLVIVGNYSEGETFSGDIVLTMAGMFILQLLFMLIGSALAAVKKKPKAAASLATGVLLLTYVLSIAIDLNESIEGLKYVTPFKYFEAKNIMFGGGLELSFVILSVVVIVALTVVTYVFYQKRDLNV
- a CDS encoding ABC transporter permease subunit produces the protein MNIFIHEWKSYQKSTMIWTFSLVLLVVVMMLMFPAFATDAESFIKVLEGYPQAVRDAFGIDLGTFFSILGFYCYALTMVTLCGAIQAMNLGTSIISKEVREKTADFLLTKPVTRHQVLTAKLLAALASLVVTNVVYIAAASFMAIQVRTEEFNLSTFILLSLTLFFVQLMFLAIGIIVTVVVPKVKSVLTISLATVFAFYFLGMFSSTTGDDAKRYISPFKYFDTAYVMENAGYEIPFLIAGAAVIILAIGVSYYVYAKKDIHAV